The Pigmentiphaga aceris DNA segment ACCATGGTGTCGCACATACGACAGCGCATCGGCCAACACGTTGTGGACAATGCCAGACGCCGTGGCTACCAGGTGAAGCTGGCGCAGCGCGCCGTTGTGGCGGCCCGGCAGGTTCTCGTATTCACGCGGGACGACTTCATCGTCGTAGACCTCGACTTCGTCCAGCAGCAGGCTGCCGCTGGCGGTCAGGCGTTGGCCCATGCCGTTCCAGTCATCGATGATGCGCACCCCCTGGCGTGACACCGGAATGATCACGATCACGTAGTCGCCGGCCTCGTTGAGCATGTTGATGCGCGCGTAGTCGGAGAACGCCGTGCCCGTCGAATAGAACTTGCGCCCGCTGACCACGAAGTGATCACCCTGACGACGCAACACGGTCTGGAATTCACCCGGCTTGGCGGTTTCCCGCTCGGTCGATGCACCCCCGAATATCGCGCCATCAAGCACACGTCGCACCTGGACGGCCGTGAATGGGGTTGGCCGCTGCAGGGCCAGTGCTTCGGTCAGGTCGTAGTGCAGGCGCAGCGCGTGGGCCACGTTGGAGTCCGCCGCTGCCAGCGTCACGATCACATGGAACACGTCCACCAACGACCCGCCCGGGCCACCTTGTTCAACCGGAATACGCAGCGCACCCAGGCCCGATTCACGAAACTTGGCAAAGGCATCGAACGGCAGGTCGTGCAGGCGTTCGCGGTCTGCTGCGCCGATGGCGATCTGCTGCGCCAACACCGGCAGGCGCGCGAGCAATTGCTCGCGTGTGGGATACGGTTGCGGTGCAAGCGGTGCTTGGGCCAGGGCGCTCATGGACGTTCCTTGATGACAAGAAAAAAGAGGCGAACGCCCTGCACGCCATCGACGCATTGGCGTCATCCACGGGGTCATCTGGAAGTTAAGCGAGGGCCATTCAGCAAGGCGCACTCTATCGGCTGCGACCGCTTGGACCTAAGACCGATTGGCTGTTTGAAAAGAGATGAGCGGCATAACTGCCAGCACCGGCTTGTCTGGTTCATCTAGGACTTTTCGAAGCCGATGCTCGCTGATCCATTGTTAGAAGTATTTTTTTCCTATCTAAGCCATGTTCTTGAAATCAGATTCCAAGCAGCGAATGATTCACGTGAAACATTGAGAGCAATTTGCGGGTGCCCGCGCCTAGCATGGATGCATGCCCCCATCGGTATTCAGCCATGTCCGCCGTCCTGCGTGATCTACCCTGTTTTCAACGCACATTTACCCTCGATGAGTTGGTCGATGACGTCGGCCGTGCAGTCAGCCTGTCGGCCCGTCGTCCCGGCAGCGACGTGTCAGAGGCTGTGCGCCAGGTACTGGCCGAGCACGCGGACGTTACCCTGCCCTTGTCCCATGCACAGTGGGCGGGCAGTCCCGAGCGCTACACCCGCCATCTGCTGCATGCAGACCCGGCTGGCCGCTTCTCGGTCATCGCATTGATCTGGCACCCCGGTCACCGCACACCTGTGCATGGTCACCGCACCTGGTGCGCGTACCTGGTCTTGCGCGGCATCTTGCGCGAGGCGCGTTTTGCGTGGCACGCCGCGCAAGACTGTGCGGTGCATACCGACACCGTGACTCGCCATGCCGGCCAGACGCTGGCTGCCCCGGCGGGCTTGGCAGACATCCACAGCCTCGGCAACGACAGCAACGAGATCGCCGTGTCCATTCACGTTTATGGGGTGCAAGGCGATCAGATCAGCACCCATGTGAATCACCTGGTGCGTGGCGAGATGGCTGGCTGATTGGGCGACTGAGGGGCGGCTGATGGCGGGGCGCGCATCGTCGCTAAGTGCTACGTTGCGAAGGCCTGCCTGAGCGGATGCTTGGTGTGCAGTGGGACGTGGTGTGTAAATTGGCCATGCAGTGCGTCTTGCATCTTGCAAGCCGTCTGGGCAATAGTCGCCCTTCTGCTCACCGGATTCTCGCGCATGCATGTCACCCACTATCCCCTGCACGATGGTCATCTGACCTCGGTAGCTATCGCGGACGACCGCGCAGTGCTTGGTCTGCGTCAGGCTGACGGGACGTCGTGGACGATGACCTTGCAGGGGGTAGACGCTCTGAATATTGATGGATTTCGGCTGGGAAACACCATTCTCACGCTTCGTTCGATTCGGGGTGTCGGACGCGAGGATCGTCCTGGTGAGGACTTGCCGGTCGCGCAAGATGTGCACGCCGCGCTGGATGCGCTGTTCCCGGCACCGCACGCATCGGCACGGCCGGACATTCACGCTGCGCATGCGGCATTTATTGCCGCCAAGCTGGCGGGATTGTCCGCGGGCCAGGCTGTCTTGCTGGTGCTCTCACCCGCTTATGGGGCCGAGCTGAGCGCCTATTGCCTGACGGTCGATCTGCAGGCCGACCGTCAGACAGGATGACCACGCCGCGCCTGACGGCACCCGTGGTCATCTGGGGCTGATTTAAAGGCTTACAGGCTAAAAGGCTTACTTACAGACCTTGCGGGTAGGTGTAGCCCGGGAAGTCCTTGGTCAGCACGTCCTTGAAGAAGGGCGACTTGAAGGCGGCGGCCAGGTCCTTGGCCCACACGGTGTCCTTGTCGGCGGTGCGCACGGCAACCACTTGCTGGTAGGCCACCGGCGGCTTTTCTAGGGTCAGTGCGCCGGTGAACTTCAGGCCGGCCGAGGTCGCGAAGTTGCCCGGCACCACCACGAATTCCACGTCATCCAGCGTGCGCGGCAGTTGCGCAGCTTCGATGGGTTGCAGCTTGACCTGCTTCGGGTTCGACACCACATCTTTTTCGGTCACGCGCAGCGGATCGATGTCCGACTTCACCGTCAGCACGCCGTTTTGCTGAAGCAGCAGCAGCGCACGCGCCAGGTTGCTCGGGTCATTCGGCAGCGTGATGCGGTCGCCTTGCTTGGCTTCAGCCAGGCTCTTGCGCGACTTCGAATACACGCCCATCGGTGCGGTGGTGCTTTGCACGATGTCCACCAGATCCAGCTTCTGGTCGGTCTTGAAGCGGTTCAGGTAGGTGATGTGCTGGAACAGGTTCGCGTCCAGCGCGCCTTGGGCCAGCGCCATGTTCGGCTGCACGTAGTCGTTGAACTCAACCAGCTTGACCTTGTAGCCCTGCTTTTCCAGCTGCGGCGCAATGCCGCGCTTGAGCACGTCGTAGTTGTAGCCCACGGTGGCACCCAGGGTCAGGGATTGCTTGGCCGGGTCGGCAGCGAAGCTGGCTTGGGCAGCTACGCCCAGCGTCAGCGCGACTGCGCTCGCGAGGAATTGGCGACGGACGAAAGACATGGATATCTCGCTTCGATATGGGTGTGGATAGACGGAAGGCGGGCCCAAGGGTCAACCCTGCCAGCCCGCAGACGCAGCAGAATATCAAATCGTCTGGTGGGGGCTAATTCACGGCGCGTAGTCCACCGGCAAGGCGGTCGAATACTTCAGCTGTTCCATCGCAAACGATGAACTCACATCGTAGATGTCGGAGATTTTGATCAGCCGTTTGTAGACGCGATCATAGGCAGCGATGTCGGGCACCACCGCCCGGATCAGGTAGTCCACATCCCCGCTCATCCGATAGAACTCCACCACCTCGGGAATGTCCTTCACA contains these protein-coding regions:
- a CDS encoding MetQ/NlpA family ABC transporter substrate-binding protein, whose translation is MSFVRRQFLASAVALTLGVAAQASFAADPAKQSLTLGATVGYNYDVLKRGIAPQLEKQGYKVKLVEFNDYVQPNMALAQGALDANLFQHITYLNRFKTDQKLDLVDIVQSTTAPMGVYSKSRKSLAEAKQGDRITLPNDPSNLARALLLLQQNGVLTVKSDIDPLRVTEKDVVSNPKQVKLQPIEAAQLPRTLDDVEFVVVPGNFATSAGLKFTGALTLEKPPVAYQQVVAVRTADKDTVWAKDLAAAFKSPFFKDVLTKDFPGYTYPQGL
- a CDS encoding cysteine dioxygenase family protein — encoded protein: MSAVLRDLPCFQRTFTLDELVDDVGRAVSLSARRPGSDVSEAVRQVLAEHADVTLPLSHAQWAGSPERYTRHLLHADPAGRFSVIALIWHPGHRTPVHGHRTWCAYLVLRGILREARFAWHAAQDCAVHTDTVTRHAGQTLAAPAGLADIHSLGNDSNEIAVSIHVYGVQGDQISTHVNHLVRGEMAG
- a CDS encoding acyl-CoA dehydrogenase family protein, with amino-acid sequence MSALAQAPLAPQPYPTREQLLARLPVLAQQIAIGAADRERLHDLPFDAFAKFRESGLGALRIPVEQGGPGGSLVDVFHVIVTLAAADSNVAHALRLHYDLTEALALQRPTPFTAVQVRRVLDGAIFGGASTERETAKPGEFQTVLRRQGDHFVVSGRKFYSTGTAFSDYARINMLNEAGDYVIVIIPVSRQGVRIIDDWNGMGQRLTASGSLLLDEVEVYDDEVVPREYENLPGRHNGALRQLHLVATASGIVHNVLADALSYVRHHGRPAAHSGVDSPRDDVFIHQVIGDLASYAHAIDALVEQNARTLDRSAVAIAAGHADAEERVLEGALATAQTQLIVSKLALQAAERLFEAGGASATSTTHNFDRHWRNLRTIFSHNPLLHKARVIGDYHLNGVTTHLKEGRVF